The DNA region AGAAGTGGCATTTGCATGTCGGTAGACGTCCAAGCACCAATACATACCAACATGCAGAAGTGGCATTTGCATGTCGGTAGACGTCCAAGCACCAATACATACCAACATGCAGAAGTGGCATTTGCATGTCGGTAGACGTCTAAGCACCAATACATACCAACATGCAAAAGTGGCATCTGCATGCTGATATAAAACAAACCCCAGTACCCATCAACAAGACAACAAGTACTGGGGTTTTTAAAGCAATCCCAACTTTTAATCGTTGCTAAGCTGTGAGGTGTAGAGGTGATAATAAAGCCCCTCTTTTTCCATGAGCTCATTATGGCTGCCGGATTCGGCGATCACGCCATCATTGATGTACATGATGCGGTCACAGTCTTTAATCGTGGACAAGCGGTGCGCAACTACGAAAGAGGTACGGTTTTTTAGCAGCTGCTTAATGCCTTCCTGCACCAACAGCTCGGTGTTGGTGTCGATGGAGGAGGTCGCTTCATCCAGAATGAGGATCTTAGGATCGCTCAGCAGCGTGCGCGCAAAGGAAAGCAGCTGACGCTGACCAGCCGAAAGCATATCGCCTCGTTCATTGATGACGGTGTAGTAGCCTTGTGGCATCTTAGAGATGAAATCATCGGCAAATACCTGCTTAGCGGCGGCGATACATTCCTCATCCGTAGCATCAAGACGGCCATAGCGGATGTTTTCGATGATCGTACCGGAGAAGATAAAGGTATCCTGCAGCATGATGCCCATCTGACTGCGGATAGAACGCAGCGTAGCGCCGGCGATATCGGTGCCGTCGATTTTAACTGCGCCGCTCTTGATGTTATAGAACCGGGAAATCAGGTTGATAATGGTGGACTTGCCGGCGCCGGTAGGACCAACCAGAGCAATGCTCTCACCGGGAGCCACCTGAAAGCTGACATCCTTTAGAATCGGACGGTCCTTCTCATATTCAAAGATGACATGGTCAAAATCAACGCCGCCCTGGATCTGCGGCAGCGGCACCGCGCCCTCCGGATCGGTTACCGTAATCGGCTCATCCATCAGCTGGAAGATACGCTCCAAATAAGAAACAGTATTCACCATCTGATTGTAATAGTTAGAAAGCTGCTGGATGGGGCCCCAGAAACGGTTTGCATAGCTGGTCATAGCCACCAGCATACCCACGGCAATTGCATCGCGCAGATAGATAACGCCAATGATATAGATTAAATAGAAAATTGCTTTAGAAATAACCATCGTGATCGGCCAAATGCTGTGGTTGATCGTAACCGCTCGCAGATACGCTTTGCGGGCATCTGTTGCCAGCTCCTCATTGATCCCATAGTTGACCTCTTCTCTGGCGAAGCTCTGCGTAACGCGCTCGCCGTTGATGCTTTCTGCCAAGTAGGCAGTGAAGTTACTATGCTTATTGGCCTGCAGCTGCCATGCACGGCGCTGCTTACGCTTGATACTAAAGATATACACGCAGAATACCGGCAGGCCGGCAAACACGACCAGCGCCAGCTTTACATTCAGCGACAGCATAAAGATGGCAATCAGAATCAGGCTGATGACCTGCAGGATGACGTTGACAATCCCGTTGGTCAGAAAGTCAGATACGGAGTTTACATAGTTAATCACACGCACCAGGATTTTGCCATGGGGGCGGCTGTCAAAGTAGTCAAACGGCAGCTCCTGCAGATGAGTAAACAAATCGCGACGAATATCGCGGATGATGGCCTGTCCGGCCAGTGCAGAGCACCGGGAGCGGAAGCGGTTGCAAAGCGCCTGAACAACAACGATGACAACCAGAGAAAGACCGGCGATGATCAGGCTGCGGATATCCCGGTTAGGGATCATCTCATCGATGGCATTCGCGGTAAAAAGCGGCATCAAGAGTCCGCAGAGAATGGATACCATGCTAAAGAAGAAGGCACCGAAGAAAAGCTTTTTATAGCGCTTGATGTACTGGAAGCTTCTCATGAGGTGCTTAAAATTAAACTCAGTTTCCAGCGTTTCGTCAACATTATATTTGTTGCGTGCCATTATGCCTCACCTCCTAAGCTTAAATCAGCGGCGGTTGCATAGCCCTGCTGAATGCGGTAAATATTGTAGTAATAGCCCTGTTTTTCAAGAAGCTCCTTATGCGTTCCCTGCTCGGTGATCTTGCCGTCTTCGATGATGAAAATGATGTCAGCATTTTTTACAGACGAGATACGCTGCGCAACGATCAAGGTGGTAGCCTTGACCGGTCTTTGCGCTAAGCGCTGCTGTATGTACTGCTCAGTTTCAAGGTCAACAGCAGAGGTGGTGTCATCGAGAATCAGTACGGGGGATTCCATGGCCAGCGCACGTGCCAGTGCAAGGCGCTGCTTTTGGCCGCCGGAAAGACCCATGCCGCGCTCGCCGACGATGGTGTCATAGCCATCAGGCAGGCGGGTCACGAAGCTGTCGGCGTCGGCATCCTCAGCGGAGCGGTACACGACCTCATTGGGGGCGTCGGGCACGCCGTAAGCGATGTTGGACTCTACGGTATCGGAGAATAGAAATACATCCTGCAGGGCAATGCCGATGCTGCGGCGCAGATCCTGCAGATTGTAGCGGCTCACATCGACGCCGTCAAGCTTGACATGTCCCTTATTGGGGTCGACAAAACGCGTGATCAGGTTGAGCACAGAGGATTTGCCGGAGCCGGTGGGGCCCATGATGCCAACCACAGAGCCGGCGGGAATGTGCATGTTGATATCCTTCAGCACAGTGTTGCCGTCGAAGGTGAGAGAAACATGCTCCAGATCAATGTCGCCGCGGATGTTCTGCGCGGAAACAGGCTGATCGGGGCTGAGAATCTCAGGGGTAGAATCATAAAGCTCATGCACACGTTCACAGCTGACTAAAAAGCGCTGTGTATCGTTGATTAAAAAGCCCAGCTGCTGCATGGGCTCGTTGAGCATCCATGAAAGAGAAGTGAAAATGACCAGATTACCCACGGAAATGTCACCCGTGATGACGAGGAGCGCGCCGATAATGATGGCGCAGGCATTCATGATATTGCCGACGGTCTCCATGATGGGCGAATAGGTGACCCATGCCTTGTTGGCGGTCAGGTTCATATCATAATACTTTTCATTTTCGGTATCAAATTTTTCGATCTCGAATTTTTCGCGGCAGAATGCGCGTACCACGCGGTTACCGCTGATGTTTTCCTGGACTACCGTGTTCAGCTTAGAAAGCTGCTGGCGCGCGGCGCCAAAAATCGGACGTACGGTTTTGCCAAGCTTAATGGCTGTCAGGAGCGCAACAGGCGCCAGACAAAGCTCGATTAAGGTGAACTTCCAGCTGATGGAAAAGAACACGATGAGCACAACAATCAGCATGACGAAGCTTTCAAAGATAGAAAAAGCGACCCAGCAAACAAAGTGGTTGATGGCTTCTACGTCACCGGTGCATTTGTTGATCAGATCGCCGGAGCGGTTCGACATGAAAAAGCTGCGGCTTTGCTCGCCAAGCTTTTTGTAGAGAGCGCGGCGAATTTCAAAGGTAGCACGCTGTGAAGCCTGTTCACGAAAGATATTCGCAATAAAGCGAAGCGTGGAGCGCAGCACGATGAGTCCAAAGGCCAGAAGCGCCAGAGGCAGAAGCTGTCCCATGACGGTTTCGGTGGTGATAGAGGCGTCCTCAAACATAGGATAGAGGATATCATCCACGATCTTGCTGACAATGGTGGGGTCTACAACTGTTAATAAATTAAACAGTAGTGCAAGCGCCCAAGCCGTGAAGAGCTTGTACTTTGATTTCCCTAAAAAGGAAAAAGCCCACTTGATTTGATTCATTATTTATACCTCCATTTTCAAGTGTCACTGTATTTTACATCATTTAAAAAGGCTTGGAAAGAAGTTTTTTAAAGTGTTTTGAATAGTCTATTTAAAAATGGAAAATACGCCCCTATGAATTGAAAGGTTCGTTTAAATTCATGCTGGAAAAAAGCGATGGCCTGCGCTATAATAAGAAAAAATCATATTCTTAGGAGGCACTATGCGGTCGATTAATGTTGGAATCATTGGTTTGGGAGGACGAGGAGAAAGTCTGTTAAAGGGCGTGATTCTGCATATGGATCAGGTACGGGTAGTAGGCGTATGCGATTTGTATGAGGACAGAACGCAGATCGGCTTTGAGGCGGTAAAGGAAGTGCAGCATGAGGAGCCGGTAAAGAGTCAGGATTACCATGATATACTTAAAATAGAAGGACTGGACGCCGTTGTGGTCAGTACCTCCTGGGAGACCCATATTCCGATTGCGATTGATGCAATGAAGGCGGGGGTGCGTCCCGGTGTCGAGGTGGGCGCGGCATATTCTTTGGATCAGCTGTGGCAATTGGTCAGAGTATCGGAAGAGACCGGCGTGCCCTGCATGCTGTTAGAAAACTGCTGCTATGGACGCGAAGAGCTGATGATTAAGGGCATGATTGAAAAGGGCGTCTTTGGTTCTATTGTTCATTGCGAGGGCGGCTATCGCCATGACCTGCGGGATGAAGTAAGCTATGGAAGAGAGAACCGTCATTATCGCAATGCGAACTATAAGCACCGCAATACAGAGAACTATCCCACACATGAACTGGGGCCGATCGCGCAGATGCTGGGAATCCACCATGGCAACCGGATGGTCAAGCTCACCAGCACGGCTTCCTGCGCCAGAGGATTGAATGCATATTTAGCTAAAGAAAAGGGTGCAGAATATGATCTGACAGCATATCCCTTTGCACAGGGGGATGTGGTGACAACGGTGATCACCTGTGCGCATGGCGAAACGATTGTGCTGACGCTCGATACCACGCTGCCCCGTTTTTATTCGCGTGGACTACTGGTACAGGGAACGAAGGGCATGTATATGGAGGATAACCAGTCAATTTTTATTGACGGCGTACATAATGAGGATGACTTTTATTGGGATCGTCAATGGGGCAATGCCAAAAAATACAGGGATGAATATGAGCATCCGATCTGGCAGCAGTATCTAAAAGAAGGTGTGCGCGGCGGACATGGCGGTATGGACTATCTGGTATTAAAAGCATTTTTTGAGAGCGTTGCAGAGCAGACGGAGTCGCCGATTAACGTATATGACATGGCAGCATGGATGAGTATTGGCGTGCTGGCAGAAGAGTCGATTGCCAAAGGCGGCGCGCCGGTGGCGATTCCCGATTTTACGAATGGACGTTGGTTAATGGTTCGCTGATTACATCAGCGAACCATGGAAGTTGCTTGCGCAACATTTTTGAATAGAAAATAGGAAGCTGACTACGTCAGCGAACCATGGAAGTTGCTGGCGCAACTTTCCTGATCGGGCAGCGTCTGTTTGTTTTTGGCAGAGTGAGCAGTTGGTTATTTAGCTCATATCGAAAATTAACTGCCCTTTTTCCTTTTTTCAACGTTGCTACCTAGTCATCGCATCGCTTTTAACGTACCTAATCTGCTATTTTCTACGTTATTTTGGCCTAGTCTAGCACCATCAACGTACTAATCTGCCTGTTTGGCACGTTAAAAGCTATTGTTTCTGATTCGCGTAACGTGCTTATGAGTCGTTAAATACGTTAATTTCCACATTTATTCGCGATTCTAACTACCATTGAGGCGATATAAAAATGGCTGTAGGAAAAAGGATTCAGCAGAGCCAAATGGCCCTCTGAAGAGATATACCGTACACGATTACATATCATAAAAAGGAGGAGAAGATGATTCGATTTGGAACGGGCGGATGGCGCGCCGTGATAGGCGATGATTTTATTAAAGAAAATGTTTATAAAGTAGGGCAGGCCGTATATGAATATTTAAAGAGGCATGATCAGCTGGATAAGCCCGTAGTCATTGGTTATGACCGGCGGTTTCTGTCCAGACAGGCTGCTTCCTGGCTGGCGGAGGTACTTGCAGGAAATGGCGTTTCGATTTTAGCAATGAAGCGGAGCGCGCCAACGCCGCTGACAATGCATATCGTTAAAACGCGCGGACTTCATGCAGGGCTGGAGGTCACGGCAAGTCATAATCCCCCGGAGTATAACGGCATTAAATTCTTTACCGATGAGGGCCGCGATGCTTCGCTGGAGGTCACGCAGGAGCTGGAGGAGATTCTGGATAGTCTGACGCCGGAGGAGATTCATGTTTTGCCATTGGAGCAGGCAGTACAGCAGGGGCAGATCGAATATCTGAAGAATCCTTTTAATCCTTTTATGGATGATATTTTAAGGCAGATGGATACAGAGGCGATCCGCGAACGCGGGCTTCGTATTTTGCTTAATCCTATGCATGGCGCCGGTGTGTATCCGCTGATGGTTATTTTCTATACGACCCGCTGTACGGTAGATCTGATCAATGGAGGGCTCGACGCCTATTTTGGCGGGCATATGCCCGCACCGGAGGAATCTACGCTGAAGGATCTGATCCAGAAGGTGGTGGATGAGAAATATGATCTGGGCATTGCCGTAGACGGCGATGGCGACCGGCTGGGCATTATCGACAGCAATGGCCGTTATATCAGTGCAAATGAAATTCTGGTGATGTTGTATTATTATCTGCATGAATATAAGGGATGGAAGGGGCCGGTGGTGCGCAATCTGGCGACGACACATATGCTGGATGCGGTGGCGGCTTCCTTTGGAGAAGAGTGCTATGAGGTGCCGGTTGGATTTAAGTATATTTCGGCTAAAATTGATGAGGTAGAGGCCGTGCTTGGCGGTGAGTCGTCGGGAGGACTGACGGTGCGCGGGCACATTCATGGAAAGGACTCGATCTATGCGGCTTCGCTTTTTGTGGAGATGATAGCTGTCACCGGAAAGTCGCCCTCGCAGTTTATGGACGAGCTGGTAGAAAAGTATGGGCGCTATGAGATGGTGGAGGCCAACCTGCGGTTTGCAGCGGAGAAAAAAGATGCCATCTATGAGCAGCTGATGGTGAAGCGGCAGCTGCCTGATTTTGGGCGGCCCATCCAAAGGACAAGCTATGAGGATGGCTGTAAGGTATATTTTGCGGACCGATCCTTTATTATCTGCCGGTTTTCCGGTACGGAGCCGCTGCTGCGGATTTTTGCGGAAAGCAATCGGAAGGACACGGCGGCGGATTATATTGAGCGCTTTAAGAAGCTGCTTGGCCTGTAAGGCTGGCAGCAGAAAGAGGATGAAGGCGGCAGGGAGAAAATTCCTGCCGCCTCTTGCATTTTGTGCTGCTTTGAGTATAATAAATCATATGATGCAAAACATTTGATTTAGAAAGGGGCCAGCTATGCCGCCAAAAGCGAAATTTACAAAGGAGGAAATCATTGAAGCAGCCTTTAGCCTTGTTAAAACAGAGGGAATAGAAGCCTTAACTTCCAGAGAGCTGGGATCATACCTCGGCAGCTCGGCGAGACCGATCTTTACTGTATTTAAAAGCATGGAGGAAGTACAGCAGGCCGTGATGGAAGCAGCCAAGACGTTGTATAAAAAATATGTTGATAAAGGACTAAGGCAGGAGCATCCTTTTAAGGGTGTGGGGATGCAGTACATTCTTTTTTCGGTTGAGGAGCCCAAGCTTTTTCAGCTTTTGTTTATGACAGAACAAAAGCTGAGGCCGAATCTATCGGGGGTACTGCCTTTGATCGAGGAAAGCTATCAGGAGATTCTTCTGTCAATTCAGAATGAGTATGATATCAGCGAATCTTTAGCAAAACGGCTGTATCACCACCTCTGGATCTATACGCATGGGATTGCCACGCTCTGTGCTACTCAGATGTGTTATTTTACAGAGGATCAGCTCAGCTCGATGCTTTCAGAGGTATTTCTCAGCATTTTGAAAAGGATGAAGGAGTAAAAACGATGATTGAAGTAAAAAACATTATAAAATCATACGGAAACGGAGCAAGCCGGTTTCAGGTGCTGCAGGGAATCAGTCTGGAGATTAAGGAAGGGGATTTTGTCGTGATTCTCGGAGCCTCGGGTTCGGGCAAATCTACTCTTTTGAATGTGATCTCAGGACTTGAACGCCCCGACAGCGGCAGCGTGCTATATGACGGGACAGATATTACAGCGCTTTCTGATCATGAAGTAACAGCGTTTCGCAGGGAGCAGGTTGGATTCATTTTTCAGCAGTATTATCTGCTGCCGCATATGGATGTGGCTCAAAATGTGAAAATGGGTGCAGATCTGGCGGATAACAAAACGTATAAGGAAATAATCGAAGCAGTTGGGCTTGGGGAGAAGCTGCATAAGTATCCGGGTGAGCTTTCGGGCGGCGAGCAGCAGCGGGTTTCTGTGGCCAGAGCATTAGCTAAAAGGCCTAAAGTGTTATTTCTCGATGAGCCAACAGGAGCGCTCGATGAACAAACGGGGAGGCAGGTGCTGGATTATATCTGTACATTAAAAAATCAACATGCTTTTACAGTTGTCATGGTGACGCATAATCTGAATATCGCGGAGATGGCTAGGACGGTTGTCAAAATGAACAGCGGCAAAATATCGGATATCTATCAAAACGAAATTCAAAAGACGGCTTATGAGATTGGATGGTGATCGTGTGCTGATTAGATTCAAAGATGCCTTTAAGCTGATTGGAATTTCTGTTGTTTTAGGCTGCGCTGTGCTGGTATGCACCATGTTTCTGAATTTTTATTTGGATGTGCAGGCGATTCAAAATGAAATCACATCAGAGCTATCTATGATTTTTTATAACGCGCAGGTATCGACGGCTAAGGTTGTCTGTCTTGTGAGCGGCGGCTGCTTGCTCATTACTTCTGTTATTATGCTTTTGTTTTATATTAGACAGTATATCGAGGCTCATAAAAAGGAGCTTGGCATCTTAAAGGCCCTAGGCTATTCAAATTTAAGGATCGCAAGAAGCTTCTGGGTATTTGGCATGAGCGCCTTGGCGGGAGCGGCCATTGGCTTTGCCGGAGCATTTCTCCTCATGCCGCAGTTTTATGCTTTGCAAAATGAGGATAAAATGCTTCCCGAGATGATGATACAGTTTCATTCGAGCATTCTGCTGTATCTCGTAGGATTGCCAGCCGTGCTTTTGGGCGTGCTTTCCATCGGCTATGCCTGGTATAAATTGCATCAGCCTGTATTGCAGCTTTTAAAAAACAGCGGGCAGTCGGCTGTTTCCCCTAAAAAACATAGGACGCCTCAAAAAAAAGCGCTTTTATTTATAGAGGATTTGAAAAAGGATACCTTACGGTCTAAAAAGGCGCTCGCATTTTTTATGATTTTTGCTTCCTTTTGTTTTTCTGCGATGACGCAGATGTCTTTTAGCATGAAGGATTTGTCAAGTGAAATGATGGGGGTCATGATGCTCATCATTGGTCTTGTCTTAGCATTTACGACCCTATGTCTTGCCGTTACAACCGTGATTCAGGGAAATATAAAGACAATTGCGATGATGAGAGTTTTTGGGTATTCACAAAAGGAATGCTGCCGGG from Lachnospiraceae bacterium includes:
- a CDS encoding ABC transporter ATP-binding protein, which encodes MIEVKNIIKSYGNGASRFQVLQGISLEIKEGDFVVILGASGSGKSTLLNVISGLERPDSGSVLYDGTDITALSDHEVTAFRREQVGFIFQQYYLLPHMDVAQNVKMGADLADNKTYKEIIEAVGLGEKLHKYPGELSGGEQQRVSVARALAKRPKVLFLDEPTGALDEQTGRQVLDYICTLKNQHAFTVVMVTHNLNIAEMARTVVKMNSGKISDIYQNEIQKTAYEIGW
- a CDS encoding phosphoglucomutase/phosphomannomutase family protein, encoding MIRFGTGGWRAVIGDDFIKENVYKVGQAVYEYLKRHDQLDKPVVIGYDRRFLSRQAASWLAEVLAGNGVSILAMKRSAPTPLTMHIVKTRGLHAGLEVTASHNPPEYNGIKFFTDEGRDASLEVTQELEEILDSLTPEEIHVLPLEQAVQQGQIEYLKNPFNPFMDDILRQMDTEAIRERGLRILLNPMHGAGVYPLMVIFYTTRCTVDLINGGLDAYFGGHMPAPEESTLKDLIQKVVDEKYDLGIAVDGDGDRLGIIDSNGRYISANEILVMLYYYLHEYKGWKGPVVRNLATTHMLDAVAASFGEECYEVPVGFKYISAKIDEVEAVLGGESSGGLTVRGHIHGKDSIYAASLFVEMIAVTGKSPSQFMDELVEKYGRYEMVEANLRFAAEKKDAIYEQLMVKRQLPDFGRPIQRTSYEDGCKVYFADRSFIICRFSGTEPLLRIFAESNRKDTAADYIERFKKLLGL
- a CDS encoding FtsX-like permease family protein — translated: MLIRFKDAFKLIGISVVLGCAVLVCTMFLNFYLDVQAIQNEITSELSMIFYNAQVSTAKVVCLVSGGCLLITSVIMLLFYIRQYIEAHKKELGILKALGYSNLRIARSFWVFGMSALAGAAIGFAGAFLLMPQFYALQNEDKMLPEMMIQFHSSILLYLVGLPAVLLGVLSIGYAWYKLHQPVLQLLKNSGQSAVSPKKHRTPQKKALLFIEDLKKDTLRSKKALAFFMIFASFCFSAMTQMSFSMKDLSSEMMGVMMLIIGLVLAFTTLCLAVTTVIQGNIKTIAMMRVFGYSQKECCRAILGGYRPLSYIGFILGTGYQYALLRVMVDIVFKEVADMPAYQFDFPVMLVCFGVFAATYEFLMHLYAKRIKKVSIKEIMIE
- a CDS encoding TetR/AcrR family transcriptional regulator, which translates into the protein MPPKAKFTKEEIIEAAFSLVKTEGIEALTSRELGSYLGSSARPIFTVFKSMEEVQQAVMEAAKTLYKKYVDKGLRQEHPFKGVGMQYILFSVEEPKLFQLLFMTEQKLRPNLSGVLPLIEESYQEILLSIQNEYDISESLAKRLYHHLWIYTHGIATLCATQMCYFTEDQLSSMLSEVFLSILKRMKE
- a CDS encoding ABC transporter ATP-binding protein, with translation MNQIKWAFSFLGKSKYKLFTAWALALLFNLLTVVDPTIVSKIVDDILYPMFEDASITTETVMGQLLPLALLAFGLIVLRSTLRFIANIFREQASQRATFEIRRALYKKLGEQSRSFFMSNRSGDLINKCTGDVEAINHFVCWVAFSIFESFVMLIVVLIVFFSISWKFTLIELCLAPVALLTAIKLGKTVRPIFGAARQQLSKLNTVVQENISGNRVVRAFCREKFEIEKFDTENEKYYDMNLTANKAWVTYSPIMETVGNIMNACAIIIGALLVITGDISVGNLVIFTSLSWMLNEPMQQLGFLINDTQRFLVSCERVHELYDSTPEILSPDQPVSAQNIRGDIDLEHVSLTFDGNTVLKDINMHIPAGSVVGIMGPTGSGKSSVLNLITRFVDPNKGHVKLDGVDVSRYNLQDLRRSIGIALQDVFLFSDTVESNIAYGVPDAPNEVVYRSAEDADADSFVTRLPDGYDTIVGERGMGLSGGQKQRLALARALAMESPVLILDDTTSAVDLETEQYIQQRLAQRPVKATTLIVAQRISSVKNADIIFIIEDGKITEQGTHKELLEKQGYYYNIYRIQQGYATAADLSLGGEA
- a CDS encoding ABC transporter ATP-binding protein — its product is MARNKYNVDETLETEFNFKHLMRSFQYIKRYKKLFFGAFFFSMVSILCGLLMPLFTANAIDEMIPNRDIRSLIIAGLSLVVIVVVQALCNRFRSRCSALAGQAIIRDIRRDLFTHLQELPFDYFDSRPHGKILVRVINYVNSVSDFLTNGIVNVILQVISLILIAIFMLSLNVKLALVVFAGLPVFCVYIFSIKRKQRRAWQLQANKHSNFTAYLAESINGERVTQSFAREEVNYGINEELATDARKAYLRAVTINHSIWPITMVISKAIFYLIYIIGVIYLRDAIAVGMLVAMTSYANRFWGPIQQLSNYYNQMVNTVSYLERIFQLMDEPITVTDPEGAVPLPQIQGGVDFDHVIFEYEKDRPILKDVSFQVAPGESIALVGPTGAGKSTIINLISRFYNIKSGAVKIDGTDIAGATLRSIRSQMGIMLQDTFIFSGTIIENIRYGRLDATDEECIAAAKQVFADDFISKMPQGYYTVINERGDMLSAGQRQLLSFARTLLSDPKILILDEATSSIDTNTELLVQEGIKQLLKNRTSFVVAHRLSTIKDCDRIMYINDGVIAESGSHNELMEKEGLYYHLYTSQLSND
- a CDS encoding Gfo/Idh/MocA family oxidoreductase, with the translated sequence MRSINVGIIGLGGRGESLLKGVILHMDQVRVVGVCDLYEDRTQIGFEAVKEVQHEEPVKSQDYHDILKIEGLDAVVVSTSWETHIPIAIDAMKAGVRPGVEVGAAYSLDQLWQLVRVSEETGVPCMLLENCCYGREELMIKGMIEKGVFGSIVHCEGGYRHDLRDEVSYGRENRHYRNANYKHRNTENYPTHELGPIAQMLGIHHGNRMVKLTSTASCARGLNAYLAKEKGAEYDLTAYPFAQGDVVTTVITCAHGETIVLTLDTTLPRFYSRGLLVQGTKGMYMEDNQSIFIDGVHNEDDFYWDRQWGNAKKYRDEYEHPIWQQYLKEGVRGGHGGMDYLVLKAFFESVAEQTESPINVYDMAAWMSIGVLAEESIAKGGAPVAIPDFTNGRWLMVR